A single region of the Reyranella humidisoli genome encodes:
- a CDS encoding enoyl-CoA hydratase encodes MAESAHKIEVRRDKRDAGVVAHLVFDNARRLNVLNPSALHDLTATFHALSAEEDLRVVVFSGAGGRAFIGGADINHMAGMRSSEDGRAFITMVHKLCQSIRDCPVPVICRLEGYTLGAGLEVAAACDLRIATDTAHFGMPEVKVGIPSVVEAALLPRLIGWGRTSWLLLTGENIDARKAEAWGMIEERVETAKIDAAIERCVHSIVDATPLAVRAQKRLMRRWERLPLDEAVQAGIDSFAQSVAEGEHIERMGAFVNRKKK; translated from the coding sequence ATGGCCGAATCCGCCCACAAGATCGAGGTTCGTCGCGACAAGCGCGACGCCGGCGTGGTCGCCCATCTCGTGTTCGACAATGCGCGGCGTCTCAACGTCCTCAACCCGTCGGCCCTGCACGATCTCACCGCGACGTTCCATGCTCTGTCGGCCGAGGAGGACCTTCGTGTCGTCGTCTTCTCGGGCGCGGGTGGCCGCGCCTTCATCGGCGGCGCCGACATCAACCACATGGCGGGGATGCGCTCGTCCGAGGACGGTCGCGCCTTCATCACCATGGTCCACAAGCTCTGCCAGTCGATCCGCGACTGTCCCGTGCCGGTGATCTGCCGCCTCGAAGGCTACACGCTGGGCGCCGGCCTCGAAGTGGCGGCCGCCTGCGACCTGCGCATCGCCACCGACACGGCGCATTTCGGCATGCCCGAGGTCAAGGTCGGCATTCCCTCCGTGGTCGAGGCGGCGCTGCTGCCGCGCCTGATCGGCTGGGGTCGCACCTCGTGGCTGCTGCTCACCGGCGAGAACATCGACGCCCGCAAGGCCGAGGCCTGGGGCATGATCGAGGAGAGGGTCGAGACGGCGAAGATCGACGCCGCGATCGAGCGCTGCGTGCATTCGATCGTCGATGCGACGCCGCTCGCCGTGCGCGCGCAGAAGCGCCTGATGCGGCGTTGGGAGCGGTTGCCGCTCGACGAGGCGGTGCAGGCTGGCATCGATTCCTTCGCCCAGTCCGTCGCCGAGGGCGAGCACATCGAGCGCATGGGGGCGTTCGTCAATCGCAAGAAGAAGTAA
- a CDS encoding acyclic terpene utilization AtuA family protein — MSEKTVRIGCHSGFWGDTETAAVQLVRHGNVDYLVSDYLAEVTMSIMAAQKLRNPQAGYAVDFVSVVMAPLAREIAEKKIKVVTNAGGVNPLACRDAVLKACEAAGVTLKVAVVLGDDILPRVDEFRAAGIREMDTGAELPAKIASMNAYLGGFPIARALSEGADVVITGRCVDSAVTLGALIHAFSWTPEEFDRLAAGTLCGHIIECGAQCNGGNFTDWRLVPDYDNMGFPIAEVSSDGSFVLSKPDDTGGLITTATVAEQMLYEIGDPRAYMVPDVVCDFTHATYEQVGKDRVRVSGAKGRPPTDTYKVSTTWPDGYKFSSIFMLGGREAVAKGRHSAESIIKKTRRMFAEKGMADYRDVSIEVIGSEATYGPHGRTPDAREVVVKIAARHDQKEALGLLGREISPMSTGGVVGMTGSFGAGRVSPSPVIRMFSCLVPKTMVPVTVDVAGHRIALQEGARSGGFTAAQLPVEAPAASPSRAGDTTTVPLIALAYGRSGDKGDNANIGIFARRPEYEPILEAEVTEEAVAKYFAHRIEGPVTRWRLPGIKGFNFLLRQALGGGGMASLKADPLAKAFAQMLLDMPVRVPKSLATKLSS; from the coding sequence ATGAGTGAGAAGACGGTCCGCATCGGCTGCCATTCGGGCTTCTGGGGCGACACCGAGACCGCCGCGGTGCAGCTCGTGCGGCATGGCAACGTCGACTATCTGGTGAGCGACTATCTCGCCGAAGTCACCATGTCGATCATGGCGGCGCAAAAGCTGCGCAACCCGCAGGCGGGCTATGCCGTCGACTTCGTGTCGGTCGTGATGGCGCCGCTGGCGCGCGAGATTGCCGAGAAGAAGATCAAGGTCGTGACCAATGCCGGCGGCGTCAATCCGCTGGCATGCCGCGACGCGGTGCTCAAGGCCTGCGAGGCGGCGGGCGTCACGCTCAAGGTCGCGGTGGTACTGGGCGACGACATCCTGCCGCGCGTCGACGAGTTTCGCGCCGCCGGCATCCGCGAGATGGATACCGGCGCGGAGCTTCCGGCGAAAATCGCCAGCATGAACGCCTATCTCGGCGGCTTCCCGATCGCGCGTGCGCTTTCCGAAGGCGCCGACGTCGTCATCACGGGACGCTGCGTCGATTCGGCCGTGACGCTGGGCGCGCTGATCCACGCCTTCTCGTGGACGCCGGAGGAGTTCGACCGGCTGGCCGCCGGCACGCTGTGTGGCCACATCATCGAGTGCGGCGCGCAGTGCAACGGCGGCAACTTCACCGATTGGCGGCTGGTGCCGGACTACGACAACATGGGTTTCCCGATTGCCGAAGTGTCGAGCGACGGCAGCTTCGTGCTCTCCAAGCCGGACGATACCGGCGGCCTGATCACCACCGCGACGGTCGCCGAGCAGATGCTCTACGAGATCGGCGATCCGCGCGCCTATATGGTGCCGGACGTGGTCTGCGACTTCACCCACGCCACCTACGAGCAGGTCGGCAAGGATCGCGTGCGCGTCAGCGGCGCGAAGGGCCGGCCGCCCACCGACACCTACAAGGTCTCGACCACCTGGCCCGACGGCTACAAGTTCAGTTCGATCTTCATGCTGGGTGGACGCGAGGCGGTGGCCAAGGGACGCCACAGCGCCGAGTCGATCATCAAGAAGACGCGCCGCATGTTCGCCGAGAAGGGCATGGCCGACTATCGCGACGTCAGCATCGAAGTGATCGGCAGCGAGGCGACCTATGGGCCGCACGGCCGTACACCCGACGCGCGCGAGGTGGTGGTGAAGATCGCCGCGAGGCACGACCAGAAGGAAGCGCTCGGGCTGCTCGGCCGCGAGATCTCGCCGATGTCGACCGGCGGCGTGGTCGGCATGACCGGCAGCTTCGGCGCGGGCCGCGTCTCGCCGTCGCCGGTCATCCGCATGTTCTCCTGCCTCGTGCCGAAGACGATGGTGCCGGTCACCGTCGACGTCGCCGGTCACCGGATCGCGTTGCAGGAGGGTGCCCGCAGTGGCGGCTTCACGGCGGCACAGTTGCCGGTCGAAGCGCCTGCGGCTTCGCCGTCGCGGGCCGGCGACACGACCACCGTACCGCTGATCGCGCTGGCCTACGGTCGCTCGGGCGACAAGGGCGACAATGCCAACATCGGCATCTTCGCGCGCCGGCCTGAGTACGAGCCGATCCTCGAGGCCGAGGTGACGGAGGAGGCCGTGGCGAAGTACTTCGCCCACCGCATCGAGGGGCCGGTCACGCGCTGGCGGCTGCCCGGCATCAAGGGCTTCAACTTCCTGCTGCGCCAGGCGCTGGGCGGCGGCGGCATGGCCTCGCTCAAGGCCGATCCCCTGGCCAAGGCCTTCGCGCAGATGCTCCTCGACATGCCGGTGCGTGTGCCGAAGTCGCTCGCGACGAAGCTCTCTTCCTGA
- a CDS encoding CerR family C-terminal domain-containing protein, which yields MIEPQTTGRGRPATQARGEDSRRRILESALDLFAAHGYEGASTRQIAEGAGVNLPAIQYYFGNKEGLYRAIIEDIVADTERHMAGLSPRVRAALDRADVTPAELTELLCDMLETFVTLVTSGAQVESRRLFFARAEVEETPGLDRLHDNGMRQIFNPCLALLARLHGRSEADQEMTMRTMALIGQVVIFCSNNKRPILAAAGLDGESVRLIKLIVREHTLAICRAAVSAR from the coding sequence ATGATCGAGCCACAAACGACCGGCCGTGGTCGCCCAGCCACCCAGGCAAGAGGGGAAGATTCGCGGCGGCGCATTCTCGAAAGCGCGCTCGATCTCTTCGCCGCTCACGGATACGAGGGCGCGAGCACCCGGCAGATCGCCGAGGGTGCGGGCGTGAACCTGCCGGCCATCCAGTACTATTTCGGCAACAAGGAAGGCCTCTACCGGGCCATCATCGAAGACATCGTGGCCGACACCGAGCGGCACATGGCCGGATTGTCGCCCCGCGTGCGGGCCGCGCTCGACCGGGCCGATGTCACCCCGGCCGAACTGACCGAACTCCTGTGCGACATGCTGGAAACCTTCGTCACCCTGGTGACCAGCGGCGCGCAGGTCGAAAGCCGCCGTCTGTTCTTCGCCCGCGCCGAGGTCGAGGAGACGCCCGGTCTAGACCGGCTGCATGACAACGGCATGCGGCAGATCTTCAATCCCTGCCTCGCCCTGTTGGCGCGCCTTCACGGCAGGTCGGAGGCCGATCAGGAGATGACGATGCGGACGATGGCCCTGATCGGCCAGGTCGTCATCTTCTGCAGCAACAACAAGCGCCCCATCCTTGCGGCGGCCGGCCTCGACGGCGAGAGCGTCCGCCTGATCAAGCTGATCGTGCGCGAACACACGCTCGCCATCTGCCGCGCCGCCGTGTCGGCCCGATAG
- a CDS encoding efflux transporter outer membrane subunit: MSKRSPFLATFTALLLAGCTSGPDFVKPDKPTSTAYTPEALAPQTSSAAGPGGAAQTFVPEKDIPGEWWTLFQSQQLDTLVREAMQANPDVDAAQAALRQARENFFAQQGSLFPTLSANGSGQQQLASPAAQGQVGSGTIFGVTAASVNISYAPDVFGGVRRQVESKEALAEVQRFQLEATYLTLTSNVVVAAINLASLQAQIDATKGIIAILNNSLSVVRRQFDLGGASRADVLAQEAALTQTQATLPPLQKQLALQRNQLMRLVGRTPDQDRGESFDLAKLKLPQELPLSLPSTLVEQRPDVRAAEAQLRSASADIGVAVSNQMPQFTITGLLGFTSGGIGSLLVPGAGVWSIGLGIAQTVFDGGRLDSQRKAAIAAYERAAAQYRGVVLSAFQDVANALRALQADADTLRAQVAAEQTAAASLRLSEQQYQLGAVNYLILLNAQQTYQTAVINRLRAQAARYSDTAALFQALGGGWWNRSDVDPKSMGTPSRFTLPPVQDIRLPRAGH; this comes from the coding sequence ATGTCCAAGCGTTCGCCTTTCCTCGCCACCTTCACGGCGCTCCTCCTCGCCGGCTGCACCTCCGGCCCGGATTTCGTGAAGCCGGACAAGCCGACATCGACCGCATACACACCCGAAGCCCTGGCGCCTCAGACGAGTTCAGCGGCGGGACCGGGCGGGGCGGCGCAGACCTTCGTGCCGGAGAAGGACATTCCCGGCGAATGGTGGACGCTGTTCCAGTCGCAGCAGCTCGACACGCTGGTCCGCGAAGCGATGCAGGCCAATCCCGACGTCGATGCCGCGCAGGCCGCGCTGCGTCAGGCGCGCGAGAATTTCTTCGCCCAGCAGGGCAGCCTGTTCCCGACGCTCAGCGCCAACGGCTCGGGCCAGCAGCAGCTCGCTTCGCCGGCGGCGCAGGGACAAGTGGGATCGGGCACCATCTTCGGCGTAACCGCCGCGTCGGTGAACATCTCCTATGCGCCCGACGTGTTCGGCGGCGTGCGGCGCCAGGTCGAATCGAAGGAAGCGCTGGCGGAAGTCCAGCGCTTCCAGCTCGAAGCGACCTACCTGACGCTCACCTCCAACGTCGTGGTGGCCGCGATCAACCTCGCCTCGCTGCAGGCGCAGATCGACGCGACCAAGGGCATCATCGCCATCCTCAACAACTCGCTGTCCGTGGTGCGACGCCAGTTCGACCTGGGCGGCGCCTCGCGCGCCGACGTGCTGGCGCAGGAAGCCGCGCTCACGCAGACGCAGGCAACCCTGCCGCCCCTGCAGAAGCAGCTCGCCCTGCAGCGCAACCAGTTGATGCGCCTGGTCGGCCGGACGCCTGACCAGGATCGCGGCGAGAGCTTCGATCTCGCCAAGCTGAAGCTGCCGCAGGAACTGCCGCTCAGCCTGCCTTCGACGCTGGTCGAGCAGCGGCCCGACGTGCGCGCCGCCGAGGCGCAACTCCGCTCCGCCAGCGCCGACATCGGCGTCGCCGTTTCCAACCAGATGCCGCAGTTCACGATCACGGGCCTGCTGGGATTCACCTCGGGCGGCATCGGTTCGCTGCTCGTGCCCGGCGCGGGCGTGTGGAGTATCGGCCTCGGCATTGCGCAGACCGTGTTCGACGGCGGCCGGCTCGACAGCCAGCGCAAGGCGGCGATCGCCGCCTACGAGCGTGCCGCCGCGCAGTATCGCGGCGTCGTGCTGTCGGCGTTCCAGGACGTCGCCAATGCCTTGCGCGCCCTGCAGGCCGACGCCGACACGCTGCGCGCGCAGGTCGCGGCCGAACAGACGGCCGCGGCGAGCCTCAGGCTGTCCGAACAGCAGTATCAGCTGGGCGCGGTGAATTACCTGATCCTGCTGAACGCCCAGCAGACCTATCAGACGGCGGTCATCAACCGGCTGCGCGCGCAAGCGGCGCGCTACTCCGACACGGCGGCGCTGTTCCAGGCGCTGGGAGGCGGCTGGTGGAACCGCAGCGACGTCGATCCGAAATCCATGGGCACGCCGTCGCGCTTCACGCTACCGCCCGTCCAGGACATCAGGCTCCCGCGCGCCGGTCACTGA
- a CDS encoding efflux RND transporter periplasmic adaptor subunit: MIKRMLIMLILVGAVLGGLFGFKTFVNGKIQEAMAGMANMPQTVSATKAETSDWQPKIDAVGSLRAVRGAELSLEVPGVVETISFQSGDEVKAGQVLLTLRKEDEEARLQSLEATASLAQITYDRDVKQLKAQAISQAIVDNDEANLRNARAQVAVQKAILDKKTLRAPFDGKLGLRQVDLGQFLSAGTEIATLQSLDPTFIDFLLPQQAVAQITVGEKVRAKVDAFPGRTFEGKITAINPKIDTGSRNVQVRATVSNADQKLLPGMFATVELDTGTAQRLVTLPQTAVSYNPYGSLVYIVDEKGQGPDGKPQLAARQVFVTTGATRGDQVAIVKGVSEGDTVVTSGQIKLRNGVPVVVNNSAVPTNDAAPKIVDK, from the coding sequence ATGATCAAGCGAATGCTCATCATGCTCATTCTCGTCGGCGCGGTGCTCGGCGGGTTGTTCGGCTTCAAGACCTTCGTCAACGGCAAGATCCAGGAAGCGATGGCCGGCATGGCCAACATGCCCCAGACCGTCTCCGCGACGAAGGCCGAGACGAGCGACTGGCAGCCGAAGATCGATGCGGTTGGCAGCCTGCGTGCCGTACGCGGCGCCGAGCTGTCGCTCGAGGTGCCAGGCGTGGTCGAGACCATCAGCTTCCAGTCGGGCGACGAAGTGAAGGCGGGCCAGGTGCTGCTGACCCTGCGCAAGGAGGACGAGGAGGCCCGGCTGCAATCGCTTGAGGCGACGGCATCGCTGGCGCAGATCACCTACGACCGCGATGTGAAGCAACTCAAGGCGCAGGCGATCAGCCAGGCCATCGTCGACAACGACGAAGCCAACCTGCGCAATGCCAGGGCGCAGGTCGCCGTCCAGAAAGCGATCCTCGACAAGAAGACGCTGCGCGCGCCGTTCGACGGCAAGCTCGGCCTCCGCCAGGTCGACCTCGGTCAGTTCCTCTCGGCCGGCACCGAGATCGCCACCCTACAGTCGCTCGATCCGACCTTCATCGACTTCCTGCTGCCGCAGCAGGCGGTGGCGCAGATCACGGTCGGTGAGAAGGTGCGGGCGAAGGTCGATGCCTTCCCCGGTCGCACCTTCGAAGGAAAGATCACCGCCATCAACCCGAAGATCGATACGGGCAGCCGCAACGTGCAGGTGCGGGCCACGGTGTCGAATGCCGACCAGAAGCTGCTGCCCGGCATGTTCGCCACGGTCGAACTCGATACCGGCACGGCGCAGCGGCTGGTGACGCTGCCGCAGACCGCGGTGAGCTACAATCCCTACGGCTCGCTGGTCTACATCGTCGATGAAAAGGGCCAAGGGCCCGACGGCAAGCCGCAGCTCGCCGCGCGCCAGGTCTTCGTCACGACGGGCGCCACGCGCGGCGACCAGGTCGCGATCGTGAAGGGCGTCTCGGAGGGCGACACGGTCGTGACCTCCGGCCAGATCAAGCTGCGCAACGGCGTGCCGGTGGTCGTGAACAACAGCGCCGTACCGACCAACGACGCCGCGCCGAAGATCGTCGACAAGTAA
- a CDS encoding efflux RND transporter permease subunit, giving the protein MKFTDIFIRRPVLACVVSLLILVVGLRAISALPVLQYPRTENAVVTVTTTYYGADPDVIAGFITTPLEQAIAQANGIDYMTSTSQSGVSTITVYLRLNYDSSKALTEINTKVSSVLNRLPPGTQQPVLTVKIGQTIDAMYIGFNSTELAPNQITDYLVRVVQPKLQAVEGVQTAELLGAKNFALRAWLDPQKLAAYGLTAADVSQALTANDYIAGLGTTKGQMVQVTLKASTALSSLEEFRNLVLKQDKGAIVRLSDVANVTLGSDDYESEVSFDGQKAVYIGIQVAPAANLLDVIAGVRKIFPEIQAQLPQGLNGQIIYDSTEFVNSSIEEVIRTLIEALVIVTLVVFAFLGSVRSVIIPVIAIPLSLIGTFAMMAAFGFSINLLTLLALVLAIGLVVDDAIIVVENVNRHLEEGQKPFPAAIQAARELGGPIIAMTVVLIAVYVPIGFQRGLTGALFTEFAFTLVGAVTISAIVALTLSPMMCSRMLKPHTENDRGLEARLIRGIDRVFDSLRRGYSRWLTGSLNYLPVTAVFAVLVLGSIVFLYSATSSELAPQEDQGVIIAFATSAPNSTIDQRQIYSREIYKIGAGHPETDHVFQLDVPGQSIAGYVLKPWDQRAMTSNQLQPIVQQQLAGIAGAQVVAFQPPPLPGSTGLPIQFVINTTGGFDALNDVAQKFLQEALATGRFIFLNTDLKIDAPQATVVIDREKAAQLGLKMSDIGGALGSMLGGGYVNYFALDGRSYKVIPQVQQSSRQNIDQILDYHIKAADGSSVPLSTVAKIVTKAIPQSLNHFQQLNSATIQGVAFPGVSQAEALETLKELAQRTLPQGYSIDYGGASRQYIQETGGFIVTFGFALIIIYLSLAALFESFRDPLIILFSVPMSIAGALIFLMALSTIGMPGATLNIYTQVGLVTLMGLISKHGILIVEVANELQEAGKSRREAILEAASIRLRPILMTTAAMVLGVVPLIVATGAGALSRFSMGLVIASGLAVGTLFTLFVVPAVYVMLAADHSKKRGDEPLTGVPAAGD; this is encoded by the coding sequence ATGAAGTTCACCGACATCTTCATCCGCCGCCCGGTGCTGGCGTGCGTGGTGAGCCTGCTGATTCTCGTCGTCGGCCTGCGCGCCATCAGCGCCCTGCCGGTGCTACAGTATCCGCGCACTGAGAACGCCGTCGTCACGGTCACGACGACCTATTACGGTGCCGATCCCGACGTCATCGCGGGCTTCATCACCACGCCACTGGAGCAGGCGATCGCCCAGGCCAACGGCATCGACTACATGACGTCGACCAGCCAGAGCGGCGTCAGCACCATCACGGTCTACCTGCGGCTCAACTACGATTCGAGCAAGGCGCTGACCGAGATCAACACCAAGGTCAGTTCGGTGCTGAACCGGTTGCCCCCGGGCACGCAGCAGCCCGTGTTGACGGTGAAGATCGGCCAGACGATCGACGCGATGTATATCGGCTTCAACAGCACCGAACTCGCGCCCAACCAGATCACCGACTACCTCGTCCGCGTCGTGCAGCCCAAGCTGCAGGCGGTCGAGGGCGTGCAGACGGCCGAGCTGCTGGGCGCCAAGAACTTCGCGCTGCGCGCCTGGCTCGATCCGCAGAAGCTCGCGGCCTACGGGCTGACCGCCGCCGATGTCAGCCAGGCGCTGACGGCGAACGACTACATCGCAGGCCTCGGCACGACCAAGGGCCAGATGGTGCAGGTCACCCTCAAGGCCTCGACGGCGCTGAGTTCGCTCGAGGAATTCCGCAACCTGGTGCTGAAGCAGGACAAGGGCGCGATCGTCCGCCTGAGCGACGTCGCCAATGTGACCCTGGGCTCCGACGACTACGAATCCGAGGTGAGTTTCGACGGCCAGAAGGCGGTCTATATCGGCATCCAGGTCGCGCCGGCCGCCAACCTGCTCGACGTCATCGCCGGTGTCCGCAAGATCTTTCCCGAGATCCAGGCGCAGCTTCCGCAGGGGCTGAACGGGCAGATCATCTATGACTCTACGGAGTTCGTGAACTCCTCGATCGAGGAGGTGATCCGGACCCTGATCGAGGCGCTGGTAATCGTGACCCTCGTGGTCTTCGCGTTCCTGGGGTCGGTGCGATCGGTGATCATCCCGGTCATCGCCATCCCGCTGTCGCTGATCGGTACCTTCGCGATGATGGCGGCCTTCGGCTTCTCGATCAATCTGCTGACCCTGCTGGCGCTGGTGCTGGCGATCGGCCTGGTGGTCGACGATGCCATCATCGTGGTCGAGAACGTGAACAGGCATCTGGAGGAGGGGCAGAAGCCTTTCCCGGCCGCCATCCAGGCGGCGCGCGAGCTGGGTGGGCCGATCATCGCCATGACCGTGGTGCTGATCGCGGTCTATGTGCCGATCGGCTTCCAGCGCGGCCTGACCGGCGCGCTGTTCACCGAGTTCGCCTTCACGCTGGTCGGCGCGGTCACCATCTCGGCGATCGTGGCGCTGACGCTCTCGCCCATGATGTGCTCGCGCATGCTGAAGCCGCACACCGAGAACGATCGTGGCCTCGAGGCTCGCCTGATCCGCGGCATCGACCGCGTGTTCGACAGCCTGCGCCGCGGCTACTCGCGCTGGCTGACGGGCAGCCTCAACTATCTGCCGGTGACGGCGGTCTTCGCCGTGCTGGTGCTGGGCAGCATCGTCTTCCTCTATTCGGCGACCAGCAGCGAGCTGGCGCCGCAGGAGGACCAGGGCGTCATCATCGCCTTTGCGACCTCGGCGCCCAACTCGACCATCGACCAGCGCCAGATCTATTCCCGCGAGATCTACAAGATCGGCGCCGGCCATCCCGAGACCGATCACGTCTTCCAGCTCGACGTGCCCGGCCAGTCGATTGCGGGCTACGTGCTGAAGCCGTGGGACCAGCGCGCGATGACCTCCAATCAGCTCCAGCCGATCGTGCAGCAGCAGCTGGCGGGCATCGCCGGCGCGCAGGTCGTGGCCTTCCAGCCGCCGCCGCTGCCGGGCTCGACCGGGCTGCCGATCCAGTTCGTGATCAACACGACCGGCGGGTTCGACGCACTGAACGACGTGGCGCAGAAGTTCCTGCAGGAGGCGCTCGCCACCGGCCGGTTCATCTTCCTGAATACCGACCTCAAGATCGATGCGCCGCAGGCCACCGTGGTGATCGATCGCGAAAAGGCGGCCCAGCTCGGGCTGAAGATGAGCGACATCGGCGGCGCGCTGGGCTCGATGCTGGGCGGCGGCTACGTCAACTACTTCGCGCTCGACGGCCGGTCCTACAAGGTGATCCCGCAGGTCCAGCAGTCCTCGCGGCAGAACATCGACCAGATCCTCGACTATCACATCAAGGCGGCCGACGGTTCCTCGGTGCCGCTGTCGACGGTCGCGAAGATCGTCACCAAGGCGATCCCGCAGTCGCTCAACCACTTCCAGCAGCTCAACAGCGCCACTATCCAGGGCGTGGCCTTTCCCGGCGTGTCGCAGGCCGAGGCGCTGGAGACGTTGAAGGAGCTGGCGCAGCGCACGCTGCCGCAGGGCTATTCCATCGACTACGGCGGCGCGTCTCGGCAGTACATCCAGGAGACCGGCGGCTTCATCGTCACCTTCGGCTTCGCCCTGATCATCATCTACCTGTCGCTCGCGGCGCTGTTCGAGAGCTTCCGCGATCCGCTGATCATCCTGTTCTCGGTGCCGATGTCGATTGCCGGCGCACTCATCTTCCTGATGGCGCTCAGCACGATCGGCATGCCGGGCGCGACCCTGAACATCTACACCCAGGTCGGGCTCGTGACCCTGATGGGCCTGATCAGCAAGCACGGCATCCTGATCGTCGAGGTCGCGAACGAGTTGCAGGAAGCCGGCAAGTCGCGGCGCGAGGCCATCCTCGAGGCGGCTTCCATCCGTCTCCGCCCGATCCTGATGACGACCGCGGCGATGGTGCTGGGCGTGGTGCCGCTGATCGTGGCGACCGGCGCGGGCGCACTGTCGCGGTTCTCGATGGGCCTGGTGATCGCGAGCGGCTTGGCCGTCGGTACGCTGTTCACCCTGTTCGTGGTGCCGGCCGTCTATGTGATGCTGGCGGCCGACCATTCGAAGAAGCGCGGCGACGAGCCGCTCACCGGTGTTCCGGCGGCGGGCGATTGA
- a CDS encoding haloalkane dehalogenase — MIEALRTPDERFADLPDWPFRPNYLARTDALRLHYVDEGPRNSGKTFLCLHGQPTWSYLYRRMIPHFTAAGHRTVAPDFLGFGRSDKPKDEAVYTFEFHRDTLLGVIEALDLRNIVLVVQDWGGLIGLTLPMAAPERYTGLLVMNTDLGTGDRPLGPGFLAWRDFSNRNPDLNIAALMKRACPHLSDAEAAAYGAPYPDGSYKAGVRRFPNLVPDRPDAGGADLSREARTFWRERWAGKSLMAIGMKDPVLGPPIMRELHSVIRNCPPPVEITDGGHFVQEWGDEIAREALKQL; from the coding sequence TTGATCGAGGCCCTGCGCACGCCAGATGAGCGGTTCGCCGATCTTCCGGACTGGCCCTTCCGGCCGAACTATCTCGCGCGGACGGATGCGCTGCGCCTGCATTATGTCGACGAGGGTCCCCGCAATTCGGGGAAAACCTTCCTCTGCCTGCACGGCCAGCCCACCTGGAGCTATCTCTACCGGCGCATGATCCCCCATTTCACGGCCGCTGGGCACCGGACCGTCGCGCCGGATTTCCTGGGTTTCGGCCGGTCGGACAAGCCGAAAGACGAGGCCGTCTACACGTTCGAGTTCCATCGCGACACACTGCTCGGCGTGATCGAGGCGCTCGACCTGCGCAACATCGTGCTGGTCGTGCAGGACTGGGGCGGCCTGATCGGGCTGACGCTGCCGATGGCGGCACCCGAGCGCTACACGGGGCTGCTGGTCATGAACACCGACCTCGGCACGGGCGATCGCCCGCTCGGCCCAGGGTTCCTCGCCTGGCGCGACTTCTCCAACCGCAATCCCGACCTGAACATTGCCGCCCTGATGAAGCGCGCCTGCCCGCACCTTTCCGACGCCGAAGCGGCCGCCTATGGCGCGCCCTATCCGGACGGTTCCTACAAGGCGGGCGTCCGACGCTTCCCCAATCTGGTGCCTGACCGGCCGGACGCCGGCGGTGCCGACCTCTCCCGCGAGGCCCGGACCTTCTGGCGCGAGCGCTGGGCCGGTAAGAGCCTGATGGCGATCGGCATGAAGGATCCGGTCCTGGGCCCACCGATCATGCGCGAACTTCACTCCGTCATCCGCAATTGTCCGCCGCCGGTGGAAATCACCGATGGCGGCCACTTCGTTCAGGAATGGGGCGATGAAATCGCCCGCGAGGCCCTGAAGCAGCTCTAA
- the dcd gene encoding dCTP deaminase — MSILSDRWIRRMAQEKGMIEPFVDAQKREGVISYGLSSYGYDARVGNDFKIFTNVNSSIVDPKNFDQQSFVDRNTDVCVIPPNSFALARTVEYFRIPRDVLVICVGKSTYARCGIIVNVTPLEPEWEGHVTLEFSNTTPLPAKIYANEGACQFLFLQGNEPCEVSYRDKAGKYQGQRGVTLPKI; from the coding sequence ATGAGCATTCTTTCCGACCGCTGGATTCGCCGCATGGCGCAGGAGAAGGGCATGATCGAGCCCTTCGTCGACGCCCAGAAGCGGGAAGGGGTCATCTCCTACGGCCTGTCGTCCTACGGCTACGACGCCCGTGTCGGGAATGACTTCAAGATCTTCACCAACGTGAATTCCTCGATCGTCGATCCCAAGAACTTCGACCAGCAGAGCTTCGTCGACCGCAACACCGATGTCTGCGTCATCCCGCCCAATTCCTTCGCACTGGCGCGGACGGTCGAATATTTCCGCATCCCGCGTGACGTGCTGGTGATCTGCGTCGGCAAGTCGACCTATGCGCGCTGCGGGATCATCGTGAACGTGACGCCGCTGGAACCGGAGTGGGAGGGTCACGTGACCCTGGAATTCTCCAACACCACGCCGCTGCCCGCGAAGATCTACGCCAACGAGGGCGCGTGCCAGTTCCTCTTCCTCCAGGGCAACGAGCCCTGCGAGGTTTCCTACCGCGACAAGGCCGGGAAGTATCAAGGCCAGCGCGGCGTCACCCTGCCGAAAATCTGA